In Leclercia sp. LSNIH1, the genomic stretch GGTCAGCGGAGCCGCCGAGGAACTCTGGCAGCAGCGGGCCGAAGGCTTCGATCGCATTCTGGGAGGCTTTACGGCTGGCGATTTTAGCCGGGTTAGCCTGCAGCTTAGCGATGAACTCGTTCGCTTTGGCGTCGAAGTCTGCTGGCATGTCACCTTTCATACGACGGGTGAACTCTGCCGCTTCCTGTGGGAAGGCTTTAGCGTAGGCGGCGAATTTCTCGTTCCATGCCGCTTCTTTCGCCTGACCAGCTTCTTTGGCATCCCACTGCGCATAAATTTCAGACGGGATTTCAAACGCAGCGTGTTTCCAGCCCAGCGCTTCACGGGTCAGGGCGATCTCTGCGTCACCCAGCGGTGCGCCGTGGGAGTCGTGCGTACCGGCTTTGTTCGGAGAACCGAAACCGATGATGGTTTTGCACATCAGCAGGGACGGTTTGTCAGTCACTGCGCGCGCTTCTTCTACTGCACGTTTAATCGCTTCAGCATCGTGACCGTCAACGCCACGCACCACGTGCCAGCCGTAGGCTTCGAAACGTGCTGCGGTGTCGTCAGTGAACCAGCCTTCAATGTGGCCGTCGATGGAGATGCCGTTGTCGTCATAGAACGCAACCAGTTTGCCCAGTTTCAGGGTGCCTGCCAGGGAGCACACTTCGTGAGAAATGCCTTCCATCATGCAGCCATCACCCAGGAATGCATAGGTGAAGTGGTCGACGATGTCATGACCCGGACGGTTGAACTGCGCCGCCAGCGTCTTCTCGGCAATCGCCATACCCACGGCGTTAGCAATACCCTGACCCAGCGGACCGGTAGTGGTTTCAACACCTGCGGTGTAACCCACTTCCGGGTGACCCGGGGTTTTGGAGTGCAGCTGACGGAAGTTTTTCAGCTCTTCGATTGGCAGATCATAGCCGGTGAGGTGCAGCAGGCTGTAGATCAGCATCGAGCCGTGGCCGTTAGAGAGAACGAAACGGTCGCGGTCAGCCCAGGCAGGGTTCTGCGGGTTGTGGTTCAGGAAATCACGCCACAGGACTTCGGCAATGTCAGCCATACCCATAGGGGCACCCGGGTGACCGGACTTAGCTTTTTGTACAGCATCCATGCTCAGCGCACGAATAGCATTGGCAAGCTCTTTACGTGAGGACATTTTGACTCCAGATCGGATGTTGAAGGCCATGCCCGTTTCGGCTTGACGACAGCGCGTTTTGGGCTACGCCAGAAAAAAGTGCCAACAATGTAACCCAAGCGACAAAGCATGTACATGGACCATTCTTTTGCCGCTTAAGAAATCTCTGGAACAGGCTCGCACGTTGCGCAATCTTCTCGCTCGCCTTCGTTTATATTCTTTATAATTGGAGCTGCACCCTCCTCCGGGGCGGCAAAACTTTCAGAATTTATCAAGTTTAACGAGTACGGAAGCAACATAATGAAAATGCGTGCAGTAGTGCTGGCTCTGGGAACGACCCTTCTTCTTAGCGGGTGTCAGAATATGAATTCTGGTGGCCTGCTGAGCTCCGGAGCAGAGGCGTTTCAGGCCTACTCCCTCACCGATGCCCAGGTGAAAACATTAAGCGATGAGGCCTGTAAAGAGATGGACGGTAAAGCGACCATCGCACCGGCAGACAGCACTTACGCTCAGCGTCTGAATAAGATTGCTTCAGCACTTGGCGACAACATTAACGGCCAGCCGGTGAACTACAAGGTTTACATGGCGAAAGACGTTAACGCCTTTGCGATGGCTAACGGCTGCATCCGCGTCTACAGCGGATTAATGGACATGATGAACGACAATGAAGTCGAAGCGGTTATCGGCCATGAAATGGGCCACGTTGCCCTCGGCCATGTGAAGAAAGGGATGCAGGTTGCCCTCGGCACGAACGCCGTTCGCGTGGCGGCGGCCTCTGCGGGTGGTATTGTAGGTAGCCTTTCCCAGTCGCAGCTCGGCGATCTCGGTGAAAAACTGGTTAACTCCCAGTTCTCTCAGCGTCAGGAATCTGAGGCCGATGACTACTCTTACGATCTGTTGCGCAAACGTGGGATTAACCCATCAGGTTTAGCCACCAGCTTCGAAAAACTGGCTCAACAGGAAGCGGGCCGCCAAAGCTCCATGTTTGACGACCACCCTGCCTCCGCAGCGCGTGCGCAGCACATCCGCGATCGCATGGCGGCAGACGGGATTAAATAATGTACCGGGGAGGCGCCCGCGTCTCCTTTGAAAAGCCGGGTGGCGGCTTCGCCTTACCCGGCCTGCTTTGTGCGTAAACGTAGGCCCGGTAAGCGCAGCGCTACCGGGCACACAGCTAGTACAGCGTTTTCTGCGGCGGCCCGGCAAACTTCAGGGCGCCAATCTGCCCCATCCGCACCTCCACCACCGACGGCCCCGGCATGGCCAGCGCCTCTGTCATCACCGCATCAAAATCCTCTGCCCGCTCAACGCTCCACGCCTGCAGGCCAATCGCCTGGGCCAGCAGGGTAAAGTCCGGCGTATGCAGCTCGTTATAATACTGCCGCCCGCCAAAATATTTATCCTGAATGCCACGCATCACGCCGTAACCGCCGTCATTCATGATCAGCAGCGTCACGTTGGCTTTCTCCTGCGCCAGCGTCGCCAGCTCGCCTAAATTCAGGCTCAGGCCGCCGTCGCCCACCAGCCCCACCACCTTGCGCTGCGGATTGGCAATCGCAGTACCAATTGCCATCGGCAGCCCCATGCCAATTGCCCCGGCCAGAGAGTGAATGTTCATCAGCGGACCGTTGGCGCGGAACAGACGGCTGCCCCACAGGCTGCCGGAAACGGTGATATCACGCACGAGCAGGCCATCCTGCGGCAGCGCTTTCTCGATGGCGTCGTTGAGCTTCGCATAGGCACCACACTGCTCGCGCAGACCCTGCTCAGCTTGCTCCACCGCCTGCTGTACCTGCGTGTCCCACTGCGCGTTACCCCATTCACGCCCCTGCGCTTTTGCAGCCAGCGCGTTAAGCAGCGCTGAACAATCGGCTACCAGCGTCTTATCCATCAAATAGTTACGGCTTGCCGCCGCCGGATCGATATCGATCTGCACCCGCGGAGAGGGCAGTTCGAGCGTCCATGAACGGGTCTCATTGCTGCGCAGGCGTGAGCCCGCCACCAGCGTAAAATCACACCGGGCGATCAGCGCCTCCACTGACGACGAGTTGTGGAAAGCCCGCAGGCTGGCGCGATGGCTGTCCGGCAGCACGCCGCGCGCGTGGGTGCTGGAGATCACGGTGATGCCCGCATCCGCCAGCTTTTTCACAGCGTCAGCGCTGCCCAGCGCCCCGCCACCCAGCCACAGCAGCGGCTGTTTCGCCTGCTTCAGCTGCGCCCAAAGCGCATCAACCATTCCGGCGTCTGGCGCTGAAACTGACACCGGTTTTACCGGCGCCGTCACCAGCGACAGCGGAATTTTCGCCCCCTGAATATCAATCGGGATCTCCACAGAGACCGGCCCGCACGGCGGCGTCTGTGCCTCCTGAATCGCTTTATGGAGAATCGCTATCGCCTGGTTGGCATTGCTGATGCGATATGCCCGTTTTGAACTGGCCTTCAGGAAGGTCAACTGGTCGCGGGTTTCGTGAATAAACCCGGTGTCGGCATCCAGCCAGGCTTTTTCCACCTGTCCGGTTAAATGCAGCAGCGGCGTGCAGGCATTCATCGCTTCCACCAGCGCGCCTACCGCGTTACCTGCCCCTGCCCCGGTACTGGTCAGCGCCACGCCGAGGCCGGAAAAACGCCCGTGGGCATCGGCCATGGTGACGGATCCCGCTTCGCCGCGCGCGGGCACAAAGCGGATATTGCCGCGCTGCCCTACTGCATCGGCGATGGGCAGGTTGTGAATGGAGATGACGCCGTAGATGGCCTCAACCTGATACTGCTCCAGCGTTCTGGCGATGGCGTCGCCGACGGTTATCATTTCGCTCATTGCTCACCCTTTTTCAGTCGCACCAGTGGTTGACGCTGTTACCCGTCGCCAGATAAATGCTCTTTTGTTGCATCCAGGCTTTCAGCCCCTGAATGCCCTTTTCGCGGCCCAGACCGCTCTCTTTAAAGCCCCCGAACGGGGTCGAAATCGCAAAGACCTTGTAGGTGTTGATCCACACCGTGCCCGCCTCAAGCTGCTCGCTTAAGCGCAGCGCACGTCCGGTATCCCGCGTCCAGATCCCGGCAGCCAGACCATATACCGAGTCGTTCGCCTGCTGGATCAACGCCGCTTCATCGTTAAATGGCATCGCCACCAGCACCGGGCCGAAGATCTCCTCCTGACAGGCGCGGGCGCTGTTGCTCAGCCCTTCGATAATCGTTGGCTGGAAGAAGCTGCCGTTTGCAAGATTGGGATCGGCTGGGATCTCCCCGCCGCACAGCACGCGGCCCCCTTCGCGCTTCGCCAGCTCGACGTAGGCCTGCACGCTCTGGCGATGCTTATCGTTGATCAACGGCCCGACGTGGATGCCGTCGGTAAACGGATGCCCGACGCGCAGGCCACGGGTTAACTCCAGCAACCGCGCCATCAGCGGAGCGTAAAGGCTTTCGTGGATAAACAGCCGCGACCCGGCGATACAGGCCTGTCCCGCCGAGCTGAAGATGCCGAAGCAGATCCCGCGTGCGGCCTGCTCGATATCCGCATCGTCGAGCACGATGGTCGGGGATTTACCGCCCAGCTCAAGAGAGGCCGGGATCAGCTTTTCCGCCGCCACGTGCGCCAGATGACGGCCAGTGGTGGTGCCGCCGGTAAAAGAGATTTTGCGCACTTTAGGATGGCGTGCCAGCGCATCGCCAATGACCGAGCCTTTGCCCGGCAGCACGCTCAGCAGCCCGGCGGGCAGCCCCGCCTGTTCAAAGATGCGGGCCAGCTCCAGCGCCATCAGCGGCGTCGCTTCGGCGGGCTTGAGGATCACCGCGTTACCGGCGGCAATGGCCGGAGCGACTTTCTGCATTTCACTGGCAATCGGCGAGTTCCACGGCGTAATGGCTGCCACCACGCCAAGCGGCTCATAGCGACTCAGGGTTAGTAAATCCGGCTGGCGCGGCGTCGGAAGCTCCCCTTCCAGCAGTTCGCAGGCGGCGGCAAAGTAGCGCGCCGTTCCCGCCGCGCTCATCACCAGCCCGCGTGCTTCCGCCAGCGGTTTGCCGTTATCGCGGCTCTGCATCTGCGCCAGCTCGTCGACGCGGGATTCAATCTGATCCGCCACTCTGTGCAGGATCTTCGCGCGCATATGCGGCAGACTGTGGCGCCAGGCGGGATCGCGCCACGCGCGCTCACCGGCCTCGATCGCGTCCTGCAGGTCGTCCAGACTTGCCGCATTCAACGTCGCGTTGATCGACCCGTCAGCCGGAAACTGGCTCTGCATCGGGTTGCCGCTGCCGTGTCGCCAGTGGCCGCCGATAAATATCTTCAGATCGTCCATCGTCACTCCTCAGCTCAGGGCCAGCTCGCGGCAGGCGCGTACCGCGCTGAGTGCCGCCAGGGTGGAGGTTTTCGGGTTAGAGGCAAGCGGCAGGCCGCTTAGCTCCAGATGGAATTCACCAAACGCGCCTTCCACGTGCAGCGTGTGGGTGTTACGTTTCGTGGCCGGGTCGACCATCAGCTGTACGCGGGTCTCATCCATCCCCACGCCGCCGAGCGCCACGGTCGCCGCCACGTTGGCGTTGGCCGGGAACAGTCGTGCCGCCTCCCGGGCGCTGCCTTCGAAAAAGACCTGCGCCACTGACACCGAATTAAGATCGATAAGCTGTTCGGCGTAGCTGCCGCGCCAACTGGCCGGGCTTTTACGCGACTGATAGGTCACGCGCTCAAGCCCGCCCTCTTTCGCCGCCGCCAGCCCGTCGATGCCGGCCACCGCGCCGGAGAGCAGCGTCAGTTTGCCGCCCGCGTTGAGCAGGCGCTGCTCCAGCGCGCTATCTGCCAGTGCGCCGGTGGAGATCACCGCCAGATGCCAGCCGCGATGCAAAATATCCTCGCCGTACTGCGCCACCGCCTGCTGGCTGGCGCACTCCAGCACCAGATCGGGCGCTTCAGCGCACTCCAGCGGCGAGGTCAGCGCCACCACCGCATCACCAAACTGCTGGCGAATCGCCGCGTGATGAGACGCGCGCGCCACGATCCAGCCGATAGCGACACCGGCAGGCAGGCGCTCGATCACCGCCTGCGCCATGGCGCCGAACCCAATTAACATGATCTTTTTCATGATGCGTCCTTACAGATGGCGGCAGAAGCCGCCGGAAACGTCCAGCGCGGCGCCGGTGGTAAACGAGGCCAGCGGCGAGGCGAGGAACAGCAGCGCCTGCGCGGGCTCCTGCGGCTTGCCGAGGCGCGCCATCGGGATGCCGCGTTTGCGCGCGATCTCTGCCGTCCACTCCGGCCAGCTCTGGCTTTTGTCTGTACGGTTTTCAAAGCGGCGCTGCCACTGGCCGGACTCCACCATGCCGAGCAAGATGGAATTCACCCGAATGCCTTTCCCCACCAACTCTTTCGAGAGTGTCAGCGTCATATTCAGCAGCGCGGCACGGGCGGCAGAGGTGGCAATCATGTGCTCCTCCGGCTGCAGCGCCAGTAGCGAGTTGACGCAGGTGATGGAGGCGATGTCGGACTGCTCCAGCAGCGGCTGAAACGCCTGCACCGGATTGATCACTCCGAACAGCTTCAGCTCGGCCTCGTGCAGCCACGCCTCGCGCGGCGTATCCTGGAAGTGCGCCACGTAGCCCTGCCCGGCGTTGTTGATCAGCATATCCGCCGCACCAAAGCGCGCCTGAACGGCATCCGCAAAGGCCTGCATCTCGTCAGCGTTCAGCACGTCGCATCGATAAGAGAAAACCTCCCCGTCGGGGTATTCGTTATGCAGCGCGGCATGGGCGCTGGCGAGGCGATCCGGATCGCGGCCACAGAAGGCCACTTTAGCCCCCTCGCCCAGCAGCAGGCGCAGCGTTTCAAAGCCAATGCCAGAAGAACCGCCGGTGACGACCGCTATGCGCCCATCAATTTGTGCATTCATCGCGCACCTCTTCGTTAATGCGTAAAAGCTGTTGGTTAAAAAACGCGTCGTTATCGAGATAGCTGGCGTGACCGGCCTGGGGAATGGCGATAAACGGCAACCCGTATCGCAGCGCCAGCCCCTGCACCAACTCCGGCTGCGTAATCGCATCCTGCTCGCCGCACCAGACTTCAAAATCGCCCGGGTAGCGCTTAAGCCAGGCATGGATGTCGTCATATGCCAGCATCCACGCGGCGGCCAGGTAGCCCTCCGGGCGCAGCTTGCGCATCCCTGACGCCACGGTGGCAATATCCTCCGCGCGCGCGCCAGGGCGCAGCAGCTTCGCGGCGCGGGTCTGGGCGAGGATTTCGCCGCCCAGTGCCATCTGTTGCTCGCGGTTGCGCCAGACCTGCTCGCGCTGCTCCAGCGCGGCCTGGCCGTAGCCCTGCGCGGCATCCGCCAGCACCAGATGGATAACGCGTTCCGGGAACTTCGCCGCAAAAGCACTGGCGACCAGCGCCCCCAGAGAGTGCCCTACCAGCACCGCCTGCCAGACGCCCGCCCGATCGAGCATCGCCGCCAGCGCGTCGGCGTAATCTCCGGCGTTTGCCCGTTCAGCTGCCAGCATCGGGCTTTCGCCATAGCCGGGCATGTCCCACGCCAGCACCCGAAAACCGTCCAGCGCCATCTGCTTATGCCAGGAGGCGGCGCCGGAGCTGATGCCGTGCAGCAACATCAGCGGAATGCCGCATCCCTGTTCACGAAATTCCGTCATCGTGCACCCCTTAGTTCCGCTTCACTTTTGAGAGCGGATGATCGGCCGGGTAGGTCGGGATTTCCGGCTTGTTAGTGCCCAGCATGACGCACATCAGCGCCTCTTCTTCGCCGTGGTTGAACAGCCCACGATAGATACCCGGCGGGACGGAGATGAGGTCACGCTCGCGCAGCACGGTTTCGGTGTAGTTGTCGCCATCCTGGATCATCAGCGTGATCTGGCCTTTCAGCATGAAGAAGACCTCTTCCACATCGTCATGCAGGTGCAGCGGCCCTTCGCACTTCGACGGCAGTACCATGGTGGAGAAGGTAAAGTGATCCGCCTGCACGGTGTTGGTGTCGTTCGCCACGCCGGTGGCACCGGTGCCGATGTAGCGCATCTGCGCCCGGCGGTATTTCGGATCAAAATCGGCCTGGAACTTCAGGGCGTTCCAGTCATATTTACGCCCTTCGAAGCGCGCGATGCGCGACTCGACCCACTCTTCCATCGTCAGGTGGTCAGGTTTGATGCCAGATTTGTTGGTTATGGTTGAATCAGTCATGACACTCTCCTCAGTAACGTCTCAGCAGCGGCAGTAACAGGACGCAGCCCACCGCCGCCATCACCGCCAGAAAAATCAGCCCGGAATCCATGCTGTGGGTGAAGGCGATAAGCGCGCCCATCACCGCCGGCGACAGCGCGCCCGCAAAGTTTCCCAGCCCGTTGAAGATGCCGCCCGCCGTAGCACTCACCCGTGGATGGGTGGCCTTTGCCAGCAGGGCGAAAATGTTGGGCGCCCCGGTGCCCCACATAAAGGTACTGAAGCTCATCGCCGCGATGATGGTCAGCGGGGTGTCGAGGTGCATGACCGCTGCCAGCCCCACCGCCGCCCCCGCCATGGAGATAAAGCAGGCCGCGGCGCGCTTATCGACCCGGTCCGAGAGCCATGCGCCAATCACCTCGCCTGCCAGCATGGCGATAAACGGCATCGACGACAGCCAGCCCGCATGCTCCAGATGAATGCCCTTCCCCTTGATCAGGTAGCCCGGCAGCCAGCCGTTGATACCCCACAGGTAGGTCAGGAAGGCGATGTTAAAGATGCAGATGATCCAGAAGTGCGGACTGACGAACAGCTCGCGCCGGGCCGCGCGACGCTCATCCTGCGACGCCTGAGTAGTGGCCGGTTTCGCATCCAGACGGATCCCCCGCAGACCGATGCGCACAAAAATAAGCACCGGCACGGTCAGCATCGCCATCACGAAGAAGGTGCTCTGCCAGCCGAAGGTATTCAGCAACCAGAGGGAGAGCGGGAAGCCAATCGCCGCCCCCACCGGGGTGCCCAGCAGCCACAGCATGGTGGCGCGCGCCTGCAGATGCTGCGGGAAGTTGTGGCGCACAATGGCGAAGGCCAGCGGGAAGAGCGGCCCTTCTGCTACCCCCAGCAGGATGCGCAGGACAATCATCAGCGTGTAGTTATGGGTAAAGCCCATCGCCACCATCAGCACGCACCAGATCACCATCATCCCGGTGAGCAGGCGCAGCGGGGCGATTTTGTCCCCCAGCCCGCTTAAAAAGACCGATGAAAAGCCGTAGCTCAGCAGGAAGGCGCTCATCAGAATGCCGAGGCGCGTGGTGTCGAAATCGATGCCCATCGCCTGCTGGAAGTGGCCGTCAGAAAACAGCGCGGCAATGCTGATTTTGTCGAAAAACGCCAGCAGCACGCAGGCCAGCAGCGACAGCGGGATGGCCCAGCGTACCGCTTTTTCAGGCGTGCGGGTCCCCTCACCGCTCGCCTCAACGGGCGCGGTGTTGGTCTCTAATGTGGTCATGTCTCCCCCTACGGGTGCGGGTTAGCTATCGCAATGACATCAGTGAAAAAGTCGGGTCGGCGAGCGGCACGTCTGATAAATCCCGCCCGGCCGCCATCCAGCGTTTCGCCAGCTTGACGGTGCGCGCATCGTTGAACGCCACCAGCTGCGTCAGGCGCCCGTTTTCGTCCAGCGAGAAGTACAACGCGTCTTCACGCACTATGGTGCGGCTGCCCGGCTGCGGAATGCCGAGGATCTGAATATTGTGCTGATATTGATCCGACCATAGCCACGGTGCGTCGTCATAGCCTGCCGCATCGGGGTTAAGCATCGCTTTTGCCGCCACCACCGCCTGATTCTGAGCGAAGGCCCAGGACTGAATGCACAGGCCGTAATGATGATGCTGTGCCACATCCCCGGCAGCGAAGATGGACGGA encodes the following:
- the tkt gene encoding transketolase, with amino-acid sequence MSSRKELANAIRALSMDAVQKAKSGHPGAPMGMADIAEVLWRDFLNHNPQNPAWADRDRFVLSNGHGSMLIYSLLHLTGYDLPIEELKNFRQLHSKTPGHPEVGYTAGVETTTGPLGQGIANAVGMAIAEKTLAAQFNRPGHDIVDHFTYAFLGDGCMMEGISHEVCSLAGTLKLGKLVAFYDDNGISIDGHIEGWFTDDTAARFEAYGWHVVRGVDGHDAEAIKRAVEEARAVTDKPSLLMCKTIIGFGSPNKAGTHDSHGAPLGDAEIALTREALGWKHAAFEIPSEIYAQWDAKEAGQAKEAAWNEKFAAYAKAFPQEAAEFTRRMKGDMPADFDAKANEFIAKLQANPAKIASRKASQNAIEAFGPLLPEFLGGSADLAPSNLTIWSGSKAINEDTAGNYIHYGVREFGMTAIANGISLHGGFLPYTSTFLMFVEYARNAVRMAALMKQRQVMVYTHDSIGLGEDGPTHQPVEQVASLRVTPNMSTWRPCDQVESAVAWKYGVERQDGPTALILSRQNLAQQDRTEEQLANIARGGYVLKDCDGQPQVIFIATGSEVELAVAAWDQLAGEGVKARVVSMPSTDAFDKQDAAYRESVLPKAVSARVAIEAGIADYWFKYVGLNGAIVGMTTFGESAPAEQLFEEFGFTVENVVAKAKELL
- a CDS encoding M48 family metallopeptidase, yielding MKMRAVVLALGTTLLLSGCQNMNSGGLLSSGAEAFQAYSLTDAQVKTLSDEACKEMDGKATIAPADSTYAQRLNKIASALGDNINGQPVNYKVYMAKDVNAFAMANGCIRVYSGLMDMMNDNEVEAVIGHEMGHVALGHVKKGMQVALGTNAVRVAAASAGGIVGSLSQSQLGDLGEKLVNSQFSQRQESEADDYSYDLLRKRGINPSGLATSFEKLAQQEAGRQSSMFDDHPASAARAQHIRDRMAADGIK
- a CDS encoding thiamine pyrophosphate-binding protein is translated as MSEMITVGDAIARTLEQYQVEAIYGVISIHNLPIADAVGQRGNIRFVPARGEAGSVTMADAHGRFSGLGVALTSTGAGAGNAVGALVEAMNACTPLLHLTGQVEKAWLDADTGFIHETRDQLTFLKASSKRAYRISNANQAIAILHKAIQEAQTPPCGPVSVEIPIDIQGAKIPLSLVTAPVKPVSVSAPDAGMVDALWAQLKQAKQPLLWLGGGALGSADAVKKLADAGITVISSTHARGVLPDSHRASLRAFHNSSSVEALIARCDFTLVAGSRLRSNETRSWTLELPSPRVQIDIDPAAASRNYLMDKTLVADCSALLNALAAKAQGREWGNAQWDTQVQQAVEQAEQGLREQCGAYAKLNDAIEKALPQDGLLVRDITVSGSLWGSRLFRANGPLMNIHSLAGAIGMGLPMAIGTAIANPQRKVVGLVGDGGLSLNLGELATLAQEKANVTLLIMNDGGYGVMRGIQDKYFGGRQYYNELHTPDFTLLAQAIGLQAWSVERAEDFDAVMTEALAMPGPSVVEVRMGQIGALKFAGPPQKTLY
- a CDS encoding aldehyde dehydrogenase; the protein is MDDLKIFIGGHWRHGSGNPMQSQFPADGSINATLNAASLDDLQDAIEAGERAWRDPAWRHSLPHMRAKILHRVADQIESRVDELAQMQSRDNGKPLAEARGLVMSAAGTARYFAAACELLEGELPTPRQPDLLTLSRYEPLGVVAAITPWNSPIASEMQKVAPAIAAGNAVILKPAEATPLMALELARIFEQAGLPAGLLSVLPGKGSVIGDALARHPKVRKISFTGGTTTGRHLAHVAAEKLIPASLELGGKSPTIVLDDADIEQAARGICFGIFSSAGQACIAGSRLFIHESLYAPLMARLLELTRGLRVGHPFTDGIHVGPLINDKHRQSVQAYVELAKREGGRVLCGGEIPADPNLANGSFFQPTIIEGLSNSARACQEEIFGPVLVAMPFNDEAALIQQANDSVYGLAAGIWTRDTGRALRLSEQLEAGTVWINTYKVFAISTPFGGFKESGLGREKGIQGLKAWMQQKSIYLATGNSVNHWCD
- a CDS encoding aspartate dehydrogenase, which encodes MKKIMLIGFGAMAQAVIERLPAGVAIGWIVARASHHAAIRQQFGDAVVALTSPLECAEAPDLVLECASQQAVAQYGEDILHRGWHLAVISTGALADSALEQRLLNAGGKLTLLSGAVAGIDGLAAAKEGGLERVTYQSRKSPASWRGSYAEQLIDLNSVSVAQVFFEGSAREAARLFPANANVAATVALGGVGMDETRVQLMVDPATKRNTHTLHVEGAFGEFHLELSGLPLASNPKTSTLAALSAVRACRELALS
- a CDS encoding SDR family oxidoreductase, which produces MNAQIDGRIAVVTGGSSGIGFETLRLLLGEGAKVAFCGRDPDRLASAHAALHNEYPDGEVFSYRCDVLNADEMQAFADAVQARFGAADMLINNAGQGYVAHFQDTPREAWLHEAELKLFGVINPVQAFQPLLEQSDIASITCVNSLLALQPEEHMIATSAARAALLNMTLTLSKELVGKGIRVNSILLGMVESGQWQRRFENRTDKSQSWPEWTAEIARKRGIPMARLGKPQEPAQALLFLASPLASFTTGAALDVSGGFCRHL
- a CDS encoding alpha/beta fold hydrolase: MTEFREQGCGIPLMLLHGISSGAASWHKQMALDGFRVLAWDMPGYGESPMLAAERANAGDYADALAAMLDRAGVWQAVLVGHSLGALVASAFAAKFPERVIHLVLADAAQGYGQAALEQREQVWRNREQQMALGGEILAQTRAAKLLRPGARAEDIATVASGMRKLRPEGYLAAAWMLAYDDIHAWLKRYPGDFEVWCGEQDAITQPELVQGLALRYGLPFIAIPQAGHASYLDNDAFFNQQLLRINEEVRDECTN
- a CDS encoding cupin domain-containing protein — encoded protein: MTDSTITNKSGIKPDHLTMEEWVESRIARFEGRKYDWNALKFQADFDPKYRRAQMRYIGTGATGVANDTNTVQADHFTFSTMVLPSKCEGPLHLHDDVEEVFFMLKGQITLMIQDGDNYTETVLRERDLISVPPGIYRGLFNHGEEEALMCVMLGTNKPEIPTYPADHPLSKVKRN
- a CDS encoding MFS transporter, with amino-acid sequence MTTLETNTAPVEASGEGTRTPEKAVRWAIPLSLLACVLLAFFDKISIAALFSDGHFQQAMGIDFDTTRLGILMSAFLLSYGFSSVFLSGLGDKIAPLRLLTGMMVIWCVLMVAMGFTHNYTLMIVLRILLGVAEGPLFPLAFAIVRHNFPQHLQARATMLWLLGTPVGAAIGFPLSLWLLNTFGWQSTFFVMAMLTVPVLIFVRIGLRGIRLDAKPATTQASQDERRAARRELFVSPHFWIICIFNIAFLTYLWGINGWLPGYLIKGKGIHLEHAGWLSSMPFIAMLAGEVIGAWLSDRVDKRAAACFISMAGAAVGLAAVMHLDTPLTIIAAMSFSTFMWGTGAPNIFALLAKATHPRVSATAGGIFNGLGNFAGALSPAVMGALIAFTHSMDSGLIFLAVMAAVGCVLLLPLLRRY